Proteins encoded together in one Chitinophaga varians window:
- a CDS encoding serine hydrolase domain-containing protein: MMDTLTYLCRCVCWNIPKIDDYKRFANAPIANGSTIFPLEAAPEKMLLPTISWKFRGQPKQAPLPDLLAQTGTTACIVLQHGQVRYEAYFNGYQRTSVNTSFSVAKSMTSALVGIAIAEGAIHSVDDPVARYLPAFDQQGFRQITLSHLLQMCSGLDYREGVFPWTDDARVYYGLRLRDQALKARLKEEPGTVYHYNNYNLLLLGMVLEKTTGQQVPAYFSEKIWQPMGAEASASWSMDSRRSGFAKMESGFNALAIDFARFGQLCLQNGQLNGRSIIPADWMQESTSRPVHTADTTTYLSRMTPPLCKWAGSPHGYYKYLWWGYQTDPHNFDYFALGVKGQLIYISPRKQAVIVRFGKKWGQIDWWPEALKQIADSLT; this comes from the coding sequence ATGATGGATACGCTCACTTACCTTTGTCGCTGTGTGTGCTGGAACATCCCGAAGATCGACGACTACAAACGTTTTGCCAATGCCCCTATTGCCAATGGAAGTACCATTTTCCCGCTGGAAGCGGCCCCGGAAAAAATGCTGCTGCCCACTATCTCCTGGAAGTTCAGAGGCCAGCCGAAACAGGCCCCGCTGCCCGATCTGCTGGCCCAAACCGGCACTACCGCCTGCATCGTGCTGCAGCATGGCCAGGTCCGTTATGAAGCATATTTCAACGGCTATCAGCGGACATCTGTCAACACCTCCTTTTCTGTAGCCAAATCCATGACGTCCGCCCTTGTTGGCATCGCTATTGCCGAAGGGGCCATTCATTCGGTAGATGATCCTGTGGCCCGCTACCTGCCGGCTTTCGACCAGCAGGGGTTTCGCCAGATCACCCTCTCCCACCTCCTGCAGATGTGCTCCGGGCTGGACTACCGGGAAGGCGTGTTTCCGTGGACAGACGATGCCCGTGTGTACTACGGCCTCCGGCTGCGCGACCAGGCCCTGAAAGCCAGGCTGAAAGAAGAACCCGGCACGGTGTACCACTACAACAACTACAACCTCCTGCTACTGGGCATGGTCCTGGAGAAAACAACCGGTCAGCAGGTACCTGCCTATTTCAGCGAAAAAATCTGGCAGCCTATGGGCGCCGAAGCCAGCGCCTCCTGGAGCATGGACAGCCGCCGCTCCGGCTTCGCCAAAATGGAAAGCGGCTTCAATGCACTGGCCATCGACTTTGCCCGGTTTGGACAGTTATGCCTGCAAAACGGTCAGCTCAACGGCCGCTCCATTATTCCGGCAGACTGGATGCAGGAATCTACCAGCAGGCCTGTGCATACTGCTGACACAACAACCTACCTGTCACGCATGACGCCCCCGCTTTGCAAATGGGCCGGCAGTCCTCACGGCTACTACAAATACCTCTGGTGGGGATACCAAACAGATCCCCATAATTTTGATTATTTTGCGCTGGGCGTAAAAGGCCAGCTGATTTATATCTCTCCCCGGAAACAGGCCGTCATTGTACGTTTTGGTAAAAAATGGGGGCAGATAGACTGGTGGCCCGAAGCGCTGAAACAAATAGCCGACTCACTTACGTAA
- a CDS encoding 6-pyruvoyl trahydropterin synthase family protein: MIYLTRVENFNAAHKLSNPAWSKEKNEEVFGKCANDNWHGHNYELHVTIKGNPDPETGFVFNAKTLGVIIRDAVIEKVDHRNLNLDVDFMAGKFTSAENLAIAIWDQLTPHLPAEVQLHCIKLYETPRIYVEYYGGK, translated from the coding sequence ATGATTTATTTAACGCGAGTAGAGAACTTTAATGCAGCGCATAAGTTGTCTAACCCGGCATGGAGCAAAGAAAAGAACGAGGAAGTATTCGGAAAATGTGCCAATGACAACTGGCATGGTCATAACTACGAATTGCATGTAACCATAAAAGGTAATCCTGATCCGGAAACCGGCTTTGTATTCAATGCCAAGACTTTAGGTGTGATTATCCGGGATGCTGTTATTGAAAAGGTAGACCATCGGAACCTCAATCTGGATGTGGATTTTATGGCAGGTAAGTTTACCTCTGCCGAAAATCTTGCCATTGCCATCTGGGACCAGTTGACCCCGCATTTACCTGCGGAAGTGCAGCTGCACTGCATCAAGCTGTACGAAACTCCCCGTATATACGTAGAATATTACGGCGGTAAATAA
- a CDS encoding GNAT family N-acetyltransferase, with the protein MIFLHDFRDLRGESTETLSHTFNEAFSDYIVPMHLTPSILEQKMKAENLRREWSIGAFHGNDLGAFILHGTDHDTRPTILYNGGTGVTPAYRGQHLIQKMYQQFIPRYKEAGIRKIILEVISSNLPAIKAYTNSGFHKLRMFHCHKGTITVHTTTPGVTIRETDQPEWPVLSTFMDMTPAWSNSVPGIQREYPATATFEAIIDGQVAGFISVHKESRRIRNIAVHPGFRRRGIGSTLLQHVAAALNGPMSIINIDEKNPEISAFLEKAGLQRFLSQYEMAIEI; encoded by the coding sequence ATGATTTTTCTTCACGATTTCAGAGACCTGCGGGGAGAATCCACCGAAACCCTCAGCCATACGTTCAACGAAGCATTCAGCGATTATATCGTACCGATGCACCTCACCCCATCTATTCTTGAACAAAAGATGAAAGCTGAAAACCTTCGCCGGGAATGGTCTATCGGCGCTTTCCACGGAAATGACCTCGGGGCATTTATTCTGCACGGAACAGACCACGATACCCGTCCCACAATACTGTACAATGGCGGCACCGGTGTAACACCCGCCTATCGTGGCCAGCACCTGATACAAAAAATGTATCAGCAATTTATTCCGCGTTATAAAGAGGCAGGCATCCGCAAAATAATACTGGAAGTCATCAGTTCCAATCTTCCTGCCATTAAAGCCTATACGAACAGCGGCTTTCACAAGCTGCGCATGTTCCACTGCCACAAAGGAACCATAACCGTTCATACCACAACGCCAGGCGTTACTATCCGGGAAACGGATCAGCCGGAATGGCCCGTATTAAGCACCTTTATGGACATGACGCCGGCCTGGAGCAACAGTGTGCCCGGCATACAACGGGAATATCCCGCTACCGCCACCTTTGAAGCGATCATAGACGGACAGGTTGCCGGCTTCATCAGTGTACACAAAGAGAGCAGGCGTATTCGTAACATCGCCGTACATCCGGGTTTCCGCCGGCGCGGCATTGGCAGCACCCTGCTGCAACACGTAGCCGCCGCATTGAATGGCCCCATGAGCATTATCAACATAGACGAAAAAAATCCGGAGATCAGCGCTTTCCTCGAGAAAGCAGGACTTCAGCGTTTTCTGTCTCAGTACGAAATGGCGATAGAAATTTAA
- a CDS encoding sensor histidine kinase: MIKAFVRQRYIAIVMTVAWLLLLPVLQSRGQAAVLPRLQRDLAQQRDSAGYVSVLGKIGALYASINLDSSFYYARQVLEIASRQKNLKGLADANNMLGWYYTAKTDYNVGIQYAYKALLLNEQLGDSAQMVRSLNIIYGCYKNSGHPAEANNYFYRAFHIANRLPPDKDSITATMLVNYAWRFFNDSTRTDSVRLVLQRAAAILKKYPDSRAGFYVAAFEADLLVRAGKGKAAEERIYTLADLAQQKGMPYVAMDMYGRLYDYQRLGYFADSTRYQEQAYEVARQSASMELNLYWLGRLYDYHRSHQQPDKVVYYGNEIMRLAAMDRYHNNHHEAAYIDFFLKEKALQALSLATRIQQQELEKELAEKKNRALIVKGLLMIIILLISLFGSRYLHYRRWKQQENALELSYVQLAKNNAALTENDVFKNRLISMLATDFRTPLHHIIAVADQLKTGTLTQPEVVSLLKQIGNASRKTLDAFNNILKWLRLQLSGFVYQPVTTELLPVIVEALEPLQEEIRDKRLTIVNRVGPRITVIADKEILQLVNVQLLQVAVSTARPGTLLLISTYGEKGKVTVRFMVDGGAATGKLLEELKDKEHNIFALGIIISRDFMHKMKGGLVVEEEDNGFLMMEYTI, from the coding sequence ATGATAAAAGCGTTTGTGCGTCAACGTTATATAGCCATAGTCATGACAGTTGCCTGGCTGCTGTTACTGCCGGTGCTGCAAAGCAGGGGGCAGGCGGCCGTATTGCCACGTTTGCAGCGTGATCTGGCACAGCAGCGTGACAGCGCCGGCTACGTGTCCGTATTGGGCAAAATCGGCGCATTATACGCCAGCATCAACCTGGACAGTTCATTTTATTACGCACGCCAGGTGCTGGAGATAGCCAGCCGTCAGAAAAACCTCAAAGGCCTGGCTGACGCCAATAATATGCTGGGATGGTATTACACGGCCAAAACAGATTATAACGTTGGCATACAGTATGCCTATAAAGCATTGTTACTCAACGAGCAGCTGGGTGATTCCGCGCAGATGGTGCGCTCGTTGAACATCATCTACGGCTGTTATAAAAATTCCGGTCACCCGGCAGAAGCCAACAATTATTTCTACCGTGCTTTTCATATAGCCAACCGGCTGCCGCCGGATAAAGACTCCATAACAGCTACCATGCTGGTCAACTATGCCTGGCGTTTTTTTAATGACAGTACCAGAACAGATTCCGTTCGCCTGGTATTGCAGCGGGCGGCGGCTATCCTGAAGAAATATCCCGACAGCAGGGCCGGTTTTTATGTGGCGGCTTTTGAAGCCGATCTCCTGGTACGGGCCGGCAAAGGGAAAGCGGCGGAAGAGCGGATATACACCCTCGCCGATCTGGCGCAACAGAAAGGAATGCCCTATGTGGCCATGGACATGTACGGACGGCTATACGATTATCAGCGCCTTGGCTACTTTGCAGACTCCACCCGTTACCAGGAGCAGGCATACGAAGTGGCCCGGCAATCGGCCAGCATGGAACTGAACCTGTACTGGCTGGGAAGGCTGTATGATTATCACCGCAGTCATCAACAACCGGACAAAGTAGTGTACTATGGGAATGAAATCATGCGGCTGGCAGCGATGGACCGCTATCATAACAATCACCACGAAGCGGCTTACATTGATTTCTTCCTGAAAGAAAAAGCCTTGCAGGCTTTATCACTTGCTACCAGGATACAGCAACAGGAGCTGGAAAAAGAGCTGGCAGAGAAAAAGAACCGCGCGCTTATCGTCAAAGGACTGCTGATGATCATCATCCTGCTGATATCCCTGTTTGGCAGCCGGTACCTGCATTACCGCCGCTGGAAACAACAGGAAAACGCACTGGAGCTCAGTTATGTGCAGCTGGCCAAAAACAATGCAGCCCTTACAGAGAACGATGTTTTTAAAAACAGGTTGATCAGCATGCTGGCAACTGATTTCAGGACGCCATTGCACCATATCATTGCTGTGGCTGACCAGTTAAAGACCGGCACGCTCACACAGCCAGAGGTAGTAAGCCTGTTGAAACAGATTGGCAACGCCTCCCGCAAAACGCTGGACGCGTTTAATAATATCCTGAAGTGGCTGAGGCTGCAGCTGTCGGGGTTTGTATACCAGCCCGTCACCACGGAGCTGCTGCCGGTAATCGTGGAAGCGCTGGAGCCGTTGCAGGAAGAAATCCGGGATAAACGGCTGACCATCGTGAACCGTGTTGGCCCCAGGATTACCGTTATTGCGGATAAGGAGATACTGCAACTGGTAAACGTGCAGTTGTTGCAGGTGGCCGTCAGCACGGCGAGGCCGGGCACCTTGCTGCTGATCTCTACCTACGGTGAAAAAGGAAAAGTGACAGTGCGGTTTATGGTTGATGGCGGGGCCGCTACCGGTAAACTGCTGGAAGAACTGAAAGACAAGGAACACAATATTTTTGCGTTAGGTATTATTATCAGCCGGGACTTTATGCACAAGATGAAGGGAGGCCTGGTGGTGGAAGAGGAAGACAACGGGTTTCTCATGATGGAGTATACGATTTGA
- a CDS encoding NUDIX hydrolase — translation MNAASFYAQAPKHLVAVDCIIFGFDEGKLKLLVMKRKVAPMEGEWSLVGGFVQAEESTDDAAARVLKHTTGLENIYMDQLHCYGDVTRDTGARVISVAYYALIRIRDHDRPLAQEHGAHWLELHEIPALIFDHNRMINDALVQLRNNAHFHPIGFELLPEKFTLSQLRSLYEEIYQKTLDKRNFRKKILSLDVMEKLEEKDKTSSKKGAHLYRFDPARYEALMRKGLVFEI, via the coding sequence ATGAATGCTGCTTCTTTTTATGCTCAAGCCCCGAAACACCTGGTGGCAGTAGATTGTATCATCTTTGGTTTTGACGAAGGTAAGCTGAAGTTACTGGTGATGAAGCGAAAAGTGGCTCCCATGGAGGGCGAATGGTCGCTTGTAGGTGGTTTTGTGCAGGCGGAAGAAAGTACCGACGACGCTGCGGCACGGGTGCTCAAACATACTACCGGCCTGGAAAATATCTATATGGACCAGCTGCACTGTTATGGTGATGTAACGCGTGATACCGGCGCCCGGGTTATATCTGTGGCGTATTATGCGCTTATCCGCATCAGGGACCATGACCGGCCGCTGGCACAGGAACATGGCGCCCACTGGCTGGAACTGCATGAAATCCCGGCGTTGATATTTGACCATAACCGCATGATCAACGACGCGCTGGTACAACTGCGTAACAACGCCCATTTCCACCCCATCGGATTTGAACTGCTGCCGGAGAAGTTTACCTTGTCACAACTCAGAAGCCTGTACGAAGAGATATACCAAAAGACACTTGATAAGCGTAACTTCCGGAAGAAAATATTGTCATTGGACGTGATGGAGAAGCTGGAGGAAAAAGATAAAACCTCTTCCAAAAAAGGCGCACACCTCTATCGTTTCGACCCCGCACGGTATGAAGCACTGATGCGTAAAGGACTGGTGTTTGAGATATAG
- a CDS encoding GNAT family N-acetyltransferase — protein MADITLRIARKEDCPRLMELIRELAEFEKAPQEVTVSLAHFEEAGFGANPVWKAFVATAADADGKELIVGFALFYIRYSTWKGCRLYMEDLVVTEQWRGKGIGKLLLDRIIEEAKERQYSGVLWQVLDWNEPAINFYKKYAAKFDPEWINVSIELS, from the coding sequence ATGGCAGATATAACGTTAAGGATTGCACGAAAAGAAGATTGTCCCCGGTTGATGGAACTTATCCGCGAGCTGGCGGAATTTGAAAAAGCACCACAGGAAGTAACCGTAAGCCTTGCTCACTTCGAAGAGGCAGGCTTTGGCGCTAATCCGGTATGGAAGGCCTTTGTAGCCACTGCCGCCGATGCGGACGGTAAAGAATTGATTGTAGGTTTTGCCCTGTTTTACATCCGGTATTCAACCTGGAAAGGTTGCCGCCTGTACATGGAAGACCTGGTGGTGACAGAACAATGGCGCGGCAAGGGCATTGGCAAACTGCTGCTGGACCGCATCATTGAAGAAGCCAAAGAAAGACAATACAGCGGCGTTCTCTGGCAGGTACTGGACTGGAACGAGCCAGCCATCAACTTCTATAAAAAATACGCTGCTAAGTTTGATCCGGAGTGGATCAATGTAAGCATCGAGTTATCATAA
- the mqnB gene encoding futalosine hydrolase: protein MKLLVTAATTLEVQPFLQFLDHESQKVSAHQYRLANCDIQVLIAGIGMMHYAYSLGRYLATNRPDMALQAGIAGSFRREWALGTVVMVDREYLADLGAEDNDQFKDLFDIHLWQASQPPFTGNALVNTFTSLPYRPNLPTATGVSVNMVSGSTPTITRLESKYMPDVESMEGAAFHYACLSENTPFLQVRSISNYVEIRDKSKWNIPLAVKQLNDELVSIVKSLAGLS from the coding sequence ATGAAATTATTGGTTACCGCTGCGACCACACTGGAAGTCCAGCCTTTTTTGCAATTCCTGGACCATGAAAGCCAAAAAGTATCCGCCCACCAATACCGCCTGGCCAACTGTGACATTCAGGTACTGATCGCTGGTATTGGCATGATGCATTACGCATACAGCCTTGGCCGTTACCTCGCCACCAACCGCCCGGACATGGCCCTGCAGGCCGGTATCGCCGGCTCTTTCCGCCGTGAATGGGCCCTCGGCACCGTGGTGATGGTGGACCGGGAATACCTTGCCGACCTCGGCGCGGAAGATAATGACCAGTTCAAGGATTTATTTGATATACACCTCTGGCAGGCCTCCCAGCCTCCTTTTACCGGCAACGCGCTTGTGAATACCTTCACCAGCCTGCCCTACCGGCCCAACCTGCCCACGGCCACCGGCGTCAGCGTGAATATGGTCAGCGGCAGCACGCCCACCATCACCCGGCTGGAAAGCAAATACATGCCCGATGTGGAAAGCATGGAAGGCGCAGCATTCCACTACGCCTGCCTCTCGGAAAATACTCCCTTCCTGCAGGTCCGCAGTATCTCCAACTATGTGGAAATACGCGATAAAAGCAAATGGAATATCCCCCTGGCCGTCAAACAACTGAATGATGAACTGGTTTCAATTGTCAAGTCGCTGGCCGGCTTATCTTAA
- a CDS encoding tetratricopeptide repeat-containing sensor histidine kinase: MMILRRYMLLHMCWLLFVFPRLLHAQHKEIGRIKSQLPHISDSVTYVDALNRLAAVYQACQLDSCGRYASMARDMAVRIGYPSGKARALRNLGNYYTLRPHRYLSYLFYNDALEESRKAGDSVNVSQVLMNIGIYHYFTGKYASANDYVAQSLKLTRQLKEDSLHALGLGNYYAINYTDSSARDAAARALQEAITLAERYHDIRELLYIRLLLANEDYVAERFDAAKQRVRQVLDTAIRDGFEYYAMRASMELSEYKSRLGEPDSLVYLQDAVTHAVAGGYVGLLLPQVTQLYQYFQQRKDTLQAARYSRIALNIMQQQQDDMQQGEMDYIAYSLQDQTLDSLKMQSDLQKTALQKTRLAQRYWQYLFIFVVAIIILLMVLTWFLIRSYRSSRLRSVRLTRVKTEIAAANEVLKKNDDFKNKLISLIAHDFRTPLYNIIDITGFVNEDILTPEDATSMVMEVEQTATATLTVFEEILSWMRTQLTGFVYRPHSYVLTDMLEVSARNVQHLLREKNIRMELVVPSGLTVQGDFEMLQFVHRNFLHNAIKFSPEKGVITIMALRKNGYVEVFFRDQGPGIDPVVLPGLFTYNSESYAHKRSGKGAGLALIICRDFIDKMNGDVGAVNNDQGGSTFFYRVPEIDV, translated from the coding sequence ATGATGATCCTCAGACGATATATGCTGTTGCATATGTGCTGGTTGTTGTTTGTTTTCCCGAGATTGCTGCATGCGCAGCATAAAGAGATCGGCAGGATCAAATCACAACTGCCGCATATAAGTGACAGCGTAACTTATGTAGATGCTCTCAACAGACTGGCGGCGGTGTACCAGGCCTGCCAGCTGGACAGCTGTGGGCGTTATGCGTCCATGGCGAGGGATATGGCCGTCCGCATCGGTTACCCTTCCGGCAAAGCCCGGGCGCTGCGTAACCTGGGTAACTACTACACCCTTCGTCCCCACCGTTACCTCTCTTACCTGTTTTATAACGATGCCCTGGAAGAAAGCCGCAAGGCCGGCGATTCGGTCAACGTGTCACAGGTGCTGATGAACATCGGCATCTATCACTATTTTACCGGGAAATATGCATCTGCCAATGATTACGTGGCCCAGTCACTGAAGCTTACCCGTCAACTGAAAGAAGACTCGCTGCATGCCCTCGGGCTGGGCAACTATTACGCTATCAATTATACCGACAGCAGTGCCCGCGATGCTGCTGCCCGGGCGTTACAGGAAGCCATCACCCTGGCCGAGCGGTACCACGATATCCGTGAACTGCTTTATATCCGGCTGCTGCTGGCCAATGAAGACTATGTGGCGGAACGGTTTGATGCCGCCAAACAACGGGTACGGCAGGTGCTCGACACAGCTATAAGAGACGGGTTCGAATATTATGCCATGCGTGCCTCTATGGAACTGTCAGAGTACAAGAGCCGGCTCGGTGAGCCCGACTCGCTGGTCTATCTCCAGGATGCTGTAACGCATGCTGTCGCCGGCGGATATGTAGGCCTGCTGTTGCCGCAGGTGACACAACTGTACCAGTATTTCCAGCAACGGAAAGATACCTTGCAGGCGGCCCGCTATAGCCGTATAGCCCTCAATATCATGCAGCAGCAACAGGATGATATGCAACAGGGGGAAATGGACTATATCGCTTATTCGCTGCAGGACCAGACACTGGACTCCCTGAAGATGCAGTCAGACCTGCAAAAGACAGCACTGCAGAAAACAAGGCTGGCACAGCGCTACTGGCAGTACCTGTTCATCTTCGTGGTGGCCATTATCATACTGCTGATGGTGCTCACCTGGTTCCTGATACGATCGTACCGCTCCTCCCGCCTGCGTTCTGTGAGGCTTACCCGCGTGAAAACCGAGATCGCCGCCGCCAATGAAGTGCTGAAAAAAAACGATGACTTCAAAAACAAACTTATCTCCCTGATAGCGCACGATTTCAGAACACCGTTATACAACATTATCGATATCACCGGTTTTGTGAATGAAGATATCCTTACCCCTGAAGATGCTACCAGCATGGTGATGGAAGTGGAACAAACCGCCACCGCCACGCTGACTGTTTTTGAGGAAATACTGAGTTGGATGCGGACGCAATTGACAGGTTTTGTGTACCGGCCGCATTCCTATGTGCTGACCGATATGCTGGAGGTGTCTGCCCGTAATGTGCAACATCTGCTGCGTGAAAAAAATATCCGCATGGAACTGGTTGTCCCGTCAGGACTGACAGTGCAGGGCGACTTTGAAATGCTACAGTTTGTACATCGTAATTTTTTGCATAATGCCATTAAATTTTCACCGGAGAAAGGCGTAATAACGATCATGGCCCTACGTAAAAACGGCTATGTGGAAGTTTTTTTCCGGGACCAGGGACCAGGCATAGATCCGGTAGTGTTGCCGGGACTTTTCACTTACAACAGTGAAAGCTATGCCCATAAGCGGTCCGGCAAAGGGGCAGGACTGGCGCTGATCATATGCCGGGACTTTATTGATAAAATGAATGGTGATGTAGGAGCCGTTAATAATGACCAGGGCGGAAGCACCTTCTTTTACCGTGTGCCGGAAATTGATGTTTAA
- the fabD gene encoding ACP S-malonyltransferase yields the protein MKHAYVFPGQASQFPGMGKNLYETNANAKELFEKANEILGFRISDVMFTGTEEDLKQTKVTQPAVFLHAVIAFLTTEHSQPEMVAGHSLGEFSALVANGVLSFEEALRLVAIRANAMQKACEQQPSTMAVILGMEDAKVEEICAKVAAETNEVVVPANYNSPGQLVISGTLKAVETACAELKAAGAKRAMILPVGGAFHSPLMESAREELKAAIEKAVFNTPSCPVYQNVVAAAVTEPAQIKQNLIDQLTGPVKWSQSVLAMVADGATEFTEVGPGKVLQGLVQKIAKEVAVNGIS from the coding sequence ATGAAGCATGCATATGTATTTCCCGGGCAGGCATCACAATTTCCGGGTATGGGCAAAAACCTGTACGAGACCAATGCTAACGCAAAGGAACTGTTTGAGAAAGCCAACGAAATCCTGGGATTCCGCATCTCCGATGTAATGTTTACCGGCACTGAAGAAGACCTGAAACAGACCAAAGTAACGCAGCCTGCGGTATTCCTGCATGCTGTCATCGCTTTCCTGACAACAGAACATTCACAGCCGGAAATGGTGGCTGGTCACTCCCTGGGAGAATTTTCAGCACTGGTAGCCAACGGGGTGCTGTCTTTTGAAGAAGCCCTGCGCCTGGTAGCCATCAGAGCAAATGCCATGCAGAAAGCATGTGAACAGCAACCATCCACCATGGCCGTTATCCTCGGTATGGAAGATGCCAAAGTAGAAGAAATTTGTGCCAAAGTAGCCGCTGAAACCAATGAAGTGGTAGTACCGGCCAATTATAACAGTCCGGGCCAACTGGTGATCTCCGGTACGCTGAAAGCGGTGGAGACTGCCTGCGCTGAATTGAAAGCTGCCGGCGCTAAAAGAGCCATGATACTGCCGGTAGGCGGAGCCTTCCACTCTCCACTGATGGAATCTGCCCGCGAAGAGCTGAAAGCTGCTATCGAAAAAGCAGTGTTCAACACGCCCAGCTGCCCTGTTTATCAGAACGTAGTAGCTGCAGCGGTAACGGAACCTGCCCAGATCAAACAAAACCTGATTGACCAGCTCACCGGTCCGGTAAAATGGAGCCAGTCCGTACTGGCCATGGTAGCCGATGGTGCTACTGAATTTACTGAAGTGGGCCCTGGTAAAGTGTTACAGGGACTGGTGCAGAAAATTGCCAAGGAAGTAGCGGTAAACGGCATTAGTTAA
- the folE gene encoding GTP cyclohydrolase I FolE yields MAYNKVESYDEKITSGLVKNYKECLELLGEDAEREGLLKTPERMAKAMQFLTQGYQLDAREILNGAKFTEAYSEMVIVKDIELYSMCEHHMLPFFGKAHVAYIPNGYITGLSKLARVVDVYARRLQVQERMTHQILDAIQETLQPQGVAVVIEAQHLCMMMRGVSKQNSVTTTSAFSGQFQDGTTRSEFMKLIGR; encoded by the coding sequence ATGGCGTATAATAAGGTTGAAAGTTACGACGAAAAGATCACGTCCGGTCTTGTAAAGAACTATAAAGAATGCCTGGAACTGCTCGGCGAAGATGCCGAACGGGAAGGGCTCCTGAAAACCCCTGAAAGGATGGCCAAGGCCATGCAGTTCCTGACACAGGGGTATCAGCTGGACGCAAGGGAAATTCTGAACGGCGCTAAGTTCACGGAAGCGTATAGTGAAATGGTGATCGTAAAAGATATAGAACTGTATTCCATGTGTGAACACCATATGCTGCCTTTCTTCGGTAAGGCACATGTGGCTTACATTCCCAATGGTTATATCACCGGACTGAGCAAGCTGGCCCGCGTAGTGGACGTATATGCCCGCCGGCTCCAGGTGCAGGAAAGGATGACACACCAGATCCTGGACGCTATCCAGGAAACACTGCAGCCGCAGGGCGTGGCAGTGGTCATCGAAGCGCAGCACCTCTGCATGATGATGCGTGGCGTGTCTAAACAGAACTCTGTTACCACCACCTCCGCTTTCAGCGGCCAGTTCCAGGATGGTACCACCAGAAGTGAGTTCATGAAACTAATTGGCAGATAA
- a CDS encoding DinB family protein encodes MKEILVRLASYNHRANQQLVAVMLKLNAEQVMQDLGGSFSSLFNTVCHVWCRESIWYQRLQLTEQPVDPTAAFSGTFAEACQAWLRQSLQLQEWVQRATEARLSHTIAFTPRKGEQVKLPVQDAVIDTCNHSTFHRGQLVHMLRQLGVNRIPATDYHRFKPKK; translated from the coding sequence ATGAAAGAAATCCTGGTGCGGCTTGCATCATATAACCACCGGGCCAATCAGCAGCTGGTGGCGGTCATGTTGAAACTGAATGCAGAACAGGTCATGCAGGACCTTGGAGGTAGTTTCTCTTCCCTGTTTAATACGGTCTGTCATGTGTGGTGCCGGGAGAGTATCTGGTACCAGCGGTTACAGCTGACGGAGCAGCCGGTAGACCCCACGGCGGCTTTCAGCGGCACTTTTGCGGAGGCTTGCCAGGCCTGGCTGCGGCAGTCGCTCCAGTTGCAGGAGTGGGTACAAAGGGCCACTGAGGCGAGATTGAGCCATACCATTGCGTTTACGCCCCGTAAAGGTGAACAGGTAAAGTTGCCCGTACAGGATGCAGTGATCGATACCTGCAACCACAGCACTTTTCATCGCGGGCAGCTGGTACATATGTTGCGCCAGCTGGGCGTTAACCGTATTCCTGCTACAGACTACCACCGTTTTAAGCCTAAAAAGTAG